The sequence below is a genomic window from Mauremys reevesii isolate NIE-2019 unplaced genomic scaffold, ASM1616193v1 Contig18, whole genome shotgun sequence.
gcgcctcccgcgcatgactgcttggggcggccaaaaaggtagagccgcccctgcagggggggctggggtgtCTCTGCCCTGCACAGACccagtgtgacggtgctgcccgtgggagccagctgaggtcactcaatcagggtgaactgcaaaccaaacgaggcagacaaaccccaaacgctggtggttattccaatacttagatttaccaaccagcacaaaacagcttctacagcacctcactggtcacttagaatccaaaccccgcagttcccttaaagtgcccagcctcaggcctccgtccagacacacctgtcagatatgatgatgattcctgaggatcttacttcatcatataaaagaaaaggttcttccaatcccaaaggatcagccacatacccaggtccaattataacttagatctgacccaaaatacacgctacagccaattcttattaactaagctaaaatttattaaaaaagaaaagagagagagtgttggttaaaagattaatctacagacagacttgaattcaattcttgaggttcagacacacagcagagatgagcttgtagttgccaaaagtccttttagaaatagtccataggttatagtccaatgtccatattcagggtggctccggtcagtgactggggatctcaatccttgtggcttaaggtttccccctcttgaaacccaaagcagatctgagatgaagcaagatcgtgtcccaggcttcttatacatttccagcagcctttcggcctgagaaaacaataggctcaactccttctcccaaacatcctggcaattagcacagggtaatttatccattaaacagttcagatacaggttagcacaaccttcacagagacacatagacaataacactatttcactcaagtatcatcataaatgttaatattccttttttgatctttgaattaaaactatagcaatggacaagacttgtttgctgccatcgcaagacctgagcaaacatctccccttctacctctaccaatgcagacttgcatttcaaagctctagtcatttacagatcttcctaacccgtcctcaaggttcacccatgggtcaggtcagtctatgagttaattaactctttctggccctgtcacctttcaatgagatattatatcacactcataacgtcacaccagAGCCGCTGGGACTGAGAGCGCCGTGGTCTGTGCGGTGTTAGCCGGGTCTGTCTGTACGTGGCTCTGGAGCGAGCAGCTCTGATTCAAACAGGATCCAGATTCGTTCAAATGTGATGGAGCCATTGGGCTTTACCGGCTCCCGGCTGCAACGGCACCAACAGGGGACGCCCCAGGCCTCGGCCTGTGAATCCTCCTGCTTTGACTGGAGTTTTCAGTTCTCAGCAGCAGGGCGGTTCGGCTCGCGGGGGCAGCAGAGCCCGGCGCCGGGTGGGGAGACGGGCTCAGACAGACACAGCAAACACCCAacaggtgaggggtgcagcagagACAGGGCCTTTATTCCAGGGATTCAGAGACACGAGCGAGTCCAGCGGCTCTCACGCTTTCCAGAGTGTCCCCCTTTCCGAAGGCGGATTGTCTTGCGTCCCccgagtttcacctcacttaaaagtaCTTAAAAATCAGACATGAAATACAGACGTGTCACagtcacactgttactgaaacatTTCCGAGTGGAGGCGTGTCAGTCTGTAtgcacaaaaagaacaggagtccttgtggcaccttagagactaacacatttatttgggctgAAGCTTTCGTGGGCAGaggctcctgaggtcccttccaagcttgatattctatgattctgtgttacagcccacttcatcggatgcatggagtgaaaaataccgTAGTACATTTTTACTGTATAATTATAAGATAAATTAACTGGAATATAAACATTGCACTTACATGTCAGTGCCCTGTGCATTACACAGAGCCATGGAAACAGTCACGGTATGAAACTGCAGTTTGCACCGATTTCACGGGTGTTTTTTGTGTAGCCTGCTGCACAACTAGGGAAATATCCAgtggagttgatgtaccccctggcaGGTCTCTGTGACCCCCCAGGGGTGCGCGTCCCCTGGTTGAGAAATCAAAgggtccctgccccacacagcagctTTCACTGTAAGTCTGACAGATCCCCCAGGTACTTAACCTGTTGTACTTAAAGTgctgcacaggatcttttcaggggggaTAAGGCAAAGCCCCACAtttattgggggagggatagctcagggggttgagcattggcctgctaaacccagggttgtgagttcaatccctgaggaggccatttggggaactggggtaaaaatctgggggttggtcctgctttgagcagggggttggactagatccctcctgaggtcccttccaaccctgacagtctatgattctatcaacCCGCACTGTGTCAGCTGTATGATATGATCTAtatcacactcacacacacacacacactctgtcttgtTGTTGTTGCCAActagctgctcccctcccctgcactggccaggtgagttagatgggggaggggtggagctggggtgcTCTGCAAGACCCCTCAcgtttatagcagcttccctctcatgCAAATCTGCACCAGCTCCAAAATCTGTGTCTGTGGCCGTTGGTCCTTTGTGCTGCTTCCTTCTGGGggtgtcccagtgctgcacagagggtgTTTCCAAAAGCAGGTGCTGGCTTCTAAGCCCCGAGGCCGTCAGTGTCTGAGCTTCCCTAGGGAGCCCACTGGACACGTTTATTGTCCTTggggctggctcccagcccctctccaagggctgcagctgcctggaGGTGCTGCTCCcgccttcctcattcacagctcgctcattcaacagggcaattgattaaagGGGGGGCGgatcttattctactcctagTGAAAAGACATTTTTTAACATTATACCAAGGCTCAGTACAAAGTTTTCTTTACAGGGATCTGATACAGAGTTGTAGGAGAACAGAGGCATAATACAAAGGCATAGGAAAGTTACGTGAAGATgcttaatgcagagatttatccaCAAACCCACCACGGCCCCGCGAGGCAGCCGAGCGTCGCACCCGGGGCCTGGGcgctgaggcagagggaaagggtgAGGGATTCAGTCCAGGTCACACGGGCAGTCAGCGGCTGAGGGGGGGGGAGACCCCAGGAACGACTCCAGCCTAGACGATGCCCGCTGGGGTGTCCCCGTCGTCGGGCGGGGCAGGAACACCCACTGCGAGGAGCTGCTGAGCTTCTGGATGGAGACTGGTCACTCCCACACTTGTGGCTGCCGACCCTGCAGGACCGAGAtacagggagttggggggagcccagagccccccctttTCTGGCAGCCCCCATGCCCCCCTTTTCTGGCAGTGCCCCCCAGTGCACCCCCTTTTTCTACTGGTGCCTCTGCAGGAGCCATGTCTGTTCATAGGGTTCAGGGCTGACACCGGAGagggggctccccccaccctcaggccGTTCTCCAGACCCCCCCGCAGCAGGGCCAGATGGGGTGAGACGCTCCACACCCAGCAGGGtcgctcccagctctgcctgggcaggggggggggaaagaggagggagTTCCCAGGAGGGTTCATTGCTCCCCACCGCGGGGAGTAGGCGCTCAGactcccccgctctgcccccaggctGGTCTGCTagaggagcagggcctggggggctcTGGGCCTATGGCCGGGGGGAGCCGCACGCCCAGAGAGCAGCCAGCGCCCTGGGCTGGAGTCACCACTTACCTAGCGAGCCGGTGTCACACCCGGAGTCGCTGCctgtgggagggagaagggggttagCTCTGCCGGGGGCTGGTTCCTGGCCGATCCCCCCACCCCGCGCCACTGGGATCAGACTGGGGTGAGCAGAACGTCTCGGAGGCCCAGAAatggcccagcccaggcagggACCATGGGAAGGGATCAgaaagggggcaggggccggggccaggcagACCCAGTTCTGGGGTAACAATCCCCCTAACGCACCAGGGctggaggatggggtgggggagcgcaGGGACCCCAGCTGGGGCGGGAATGGCCGGGGGGGTCAGGATCTGAGGGTCTTGGtatctgggtcccagcccagctctgctgtgcGGGGgtcatcctcagccccactcctgtcccagtTCATATAGGGGCTGAGGTACAATGAGCCCTCAGACATTGCcgggctgcagccccctccccacacaacctCCCCCACCCGAGTCCCGGGCACCCCGGGTCAGGCCTGGGGAAGGCGTCTCCCCATAGAGGTCTCTGTGACCGCAGCCGATCCCCAAGGGGGCTGGACCACCCAGCACTTACCCCTGCTGGATCCTttgtggctggctgtggggagaaggggacagGGTCAGCGTCTCCGAGCCCAGGGGGTGAGTGTGCTCCCGGGGTCACGGCCCCCCTCGGAGGGGTTCCAGCCCCACCCATCCTGTTAGACCCACCCCTTCCCGGGGGAGCTGCCTTGGGACCCAGGGACCATCGCTGCCGGCTCGGCCTGGGGGGCCCTGACCCCGAGGCTGGGAGAGGAAGGGCCCACGTGGCAGGGCCCCAGCGGTGGGATCTCAGGGACcgtccctcccagctctgccagggggaGCCTGGCcccagagaggggaaaggaggggcccCTGGTTACCTGCTCTGCTCACAGATGACCctcctggggggggtgggggtgaatcgCCAAGTCCCATTCACACCCCCCGCAGagatcccacccccacctggTCTCCCTGCTGGGGCCTCTGACCGGGAACTGAAGGGTTAACGGGTCACCCCTCCTGCTCCATCATTAACCCCTTACCTTCCGGAGAGGAGCTGGAGTCCCGGTTGCCCtctgtggggggagaaggggggttagtGTCTCCTGAACACTGGCGAGGCAGACGTCTCCCTAGGAATCAATtacaccctccccccgccccccaggctcacctccccccagcctgccccagacaGGGAACAGCATCACCCAGAGCTGCCCCGGGCAGAGCCAGCTgggacgaagtgggactgtttttaatgtttcctctgaatactgtgtgggtgcctcagtttcccctttgcaGTTCTTAAGTCTTCAGGGTGCATagatggccgacactctgtctcctggcaacaaatggtcaggacccttcccccctgcaaggaaatagctaaaggtgaacaaagagatcaggtgacctcctggcctgggaaagagacaaaggccagaggaggaggggctggaggaggtttcagtctggagctggctggggaggaggagtgaggggcagacgtgggggtctggctcgctgccccccaggatggacccagctgaggggtccggttctctgtacctacaagctctctGCACCCCGCAGAGCCGGGAGCACGTCGCGCGACACAGGGGATTGCGGGtgactggctgagcagggggcgaTGGGGTGTTAGCGCCCGGTCCCAGGGGAGGGTTCCCGAGCTGGgccgtgccccctccccacacctgccagCAGCCAGGACGGGCTCACACTCACCCTGAGCTGGGGTGTATCCGGCTCCGGTTTTCCCTGCAGAGAGAAGGCAGATCGCAGTGAGTGCGGCCGCTCCCGAGGCAGGAACCGGCTCCGATCCGTGTTCCCGGCCCAGCACAGACCCCGGGGGCTCAGGGCGCGACTCAGTGTCCCGGGGGAAGCCGGGCGTAAGGAAGGGAACAGAGAGACCCAGCGCCATCCGCCCCATCTCTGGCTATGCCCCGCAGCAGCCCCCAGCGGGGTCTCTGGCCCAGCCCCCCGCGGGGCAGTCACCCAGTGACACAGCCCCAACACAGGGGTCCCCCTCCAGattgctgcagcccccgggccccaTCGCACGCCCCACGCTGAGAGGTGGCACCACCGGCCCCCCATTACCTGAGCGCCGCCTCCTCCAGAGAACAAACCCGGCTGCCCCAGCGAGCAGGGCAGCGACAGCGACAGCGACAGCGACGGCCCCAATCAGCGCAGGGAGCAGGGCCGAGCGGGACGGGGGCTCtgcaagggagcagggggtgagAGACCCCCCCAAACACCATGTCCTTCCCATCCCCCAGTCGCACCCCCCAGGGCTGTCTCTTTACCCTGCCCCATGCGCCGTACCCCGCGGTGAGTCTGTTCCGGGAACGTCCCTTATTCTGCAAACCCCGGCGGCCAGGGGAAGCGGgcgcccctccctgctccttcccgAGCGTCGCTCCTCCCCGGGGCCCAGGCCTCGCGTTCCCTTTTCAATCCTTTGTTAAACTCCCGCTAACTCACAGGGGCCTGGCACCAGGCTCGCCGTGTTCCCAACCCCGTTCCACCCCCAGCCAACGTTTCAGTGCCCGGGACCCcggccagggctgggatcccggctggctccgcggtcacaccacggccagggctgggatcccggctggctccgCGGTCACACCCCGGCCCAGCTGGGATCCAGGCTGGCTCCGCGGTCACACCCCGGCCCGGGCTGGGATCCAGGCTGGCTCCGCGGTCACACCCCGGCCCAGGCTGGGATCCAGGCTGGCTCCGCGGTCACACCCCGGCCAGGGttgggatcccggctggctccgcggtcacaccccggcccagctgggatcccggctggctccgCGGTCACACCCGGCcgggctgggatcccggctggctccgGTCACACCCGGCCAGGGCTGGGATccgggctggctccagggtcacaccccggcccggctgggatcccggctggctccgCGGTCACACCCGGCCcgggctgggatcccggctggctcaCGGTCACACCCggcccagctgggatcccggctggctcaGCGGTCAAACCCCGGCCCGGCTGGCATCCAGGCTGGCTCGCGGTCacacccagccagggctgggatcccggctggctcgCGGTCACACCCGGCCCAGCTGGGATCCAGGCTGGCTCCGCGGTCACACCCCGGCCCGGGTGGGATCCAGGCTGGCTCCGCGGTCACACCCCGGCCCAGCTGGGATCCAGGCTGGCTCGCGGTCACACCCGGCCcgggctgggatcccggctggctcgCGGTCACACCcggccagggctgggatcccAGGCTGGCTCCGGTCACACCCGGCccggctgggatcccggctggctccgCGGTCACACCCGGCCCGGGTGGGATCCAGGCTGGCTCAGCGGTCACACCCGGCccggctgggatcccggctggctccATGGTCACACCcggccagggctgggatcccggctggctccAGTCACACCcggccagggctgggatcccggctggctccgGTCACAcccggccagggctgggagcccggctggCTGCGCGGTCACACCCcggccagggctgggatcccggctggctccgcggtcacaccccggccagggctgggatcctggctggctCCATGGTCACACCCcggccagggctgggatcccggctggctccgcggtcacaccccggccagggctgggatcccggctggctccgcggtcacaccccggcccggctgggatcccggctggctccgcggtcacaccccggcccagctgggatcccggctggctcgCGGTCACACCcggccagggctgggatcccggctggctcaTGTCACACCCggcccagctgggatcccggctggctcaGCGGTCACACCCGGCCCAGCTGGGATCCAGGCTGGCTCCGCGGTCACACCCGGCccggctgggatcccggctggctcgCGGTCACACCCGGCccggctgggatcccggctggctcgCGGTCACACCCGGCccggctgggatcccggctggctcgCGGTCACACCcggccagggctgggatcccggctggctccAGCGGTCACACCCggcccagctgggatcccggctggctccACGGTCACACCCGGCCCAGCTGGGATCCAGGCTGGCTCATGTCACACCCGGCCCGGGTGGGATCCAGGCTGGCTCCGCGGTCACACCCCGGCccggctgggatcccggctggctccgcggtcacaccccggcccggctgggatcccggctggctccgcggtcacaccccggcccagctgggatcccggctggctccgCGGTCACACCCCGGCCCGGCTGGGACCCAGGCTGGCTCCGCGGTCACACCCCGGCCCGGCTGGGATCCAGGCTGGCTCCACAGTCACACCCCCGCCCGGGCTGGCTCCGCGGTCACACCCCGCTTCATTTATCAGCTCCCTCTGGCTTTCCagggtgccccctcccctctggttCCTGTCTTAGCGAGCTCCCCCGCTAGCCACAGGCCCTGCCTGTCCTGCAGCTTCGCTCATTTTCTCCACCTGGGGAGGTAAGCGGAGTGTGTTACCAGTGGGGCTGTAGGGCCAGTCgccctgtgacacccccccccatttcatccagcgtccagacacacacacccagcctcaCCCCACACGGCGATGAGCGGCTCGGCCAGGCTCTCGTGCTCCACACGGCAGCGGTACAGGCCTCTCTCCCGGGGGTCGATCTCCACCGTGGCCCAGGCGTGGTAGGTCCCGTCCCCGTTGGGCAGGACCCCCCCTCGCCACGTCTCCTGCTCGCTGCTCTCCCCGTGTCGCAGCCAGCTCAGGGCGATGTCCCGGGGGTAGAAGCCGTGGGCCCGGCAGCAGAGGGTGGTGGGGCCGCCGGGGGCGTCTCTGCCGGTGACCCGCACGGCCGGGCGCTCTGGGGAgacgagggggcagagggggagtcACGGGGTTAGGGCCACTGAGCAGCACCCGGGTCCCTTAGCCCCCCCCATGGTCCAGACGTTGGAAAGCAGGAGAGGTCAGAGCCAGGGAAACACCCCACAGGGACCTGCCCCGCACAGGAGCCCAGGGGAGATGGGACCTGCCAGGGGAGGGGTCTCTGCACCCTGCCGGCATGGCACAGAAGGGGACCCCCCCAAAAGGCTCAGCTGACCTCTGGGGATCTTGCCCTGTAACCCAGCCCTGGTCAATATAATTCGTGTCTCAGACaggccagggagtgggggagtctctgcaggggggtcccccCACCCGggtgggctccctgcccccctcacctcTCCTCTGCAGCGTCTCCTTCCCGTAGTCCAGGTATTTCTGCAGCCACTCGACGCATTTCCGCTCCAGATAGTCCCGCTGCTGCTGGCTCAGGTGCCGGTCGGCCTCCATCTTCCCCTTGGTGACCTCGGCCTCCTTGCTGGGCGCCACCCAGGTGTGGGTGCGGGTGTCGTAGGAGAGGAAATCCCGCCCGTCGTAGCCATACTGCCGGAAGCCCCCCGTGCCGCCGTCCGCCCGCCGCTGGCAGCCGTACATGTACTGGAAGGTGTGCTGGCCTGGAGAGACGCGCGGAGCCGGGTGAGGCCGCAGATCCGGCCACGGCGCCTGACGCGGCTCGTTAGACCTGACTCGGGGCCATGGCCCCTCAGCCCCTCGCTGCCCCCAcggcccctcgctgcccccacagccccttaCTGCCCTCACAATCCCTCgcagcccctcactgcccctgagcccctcactgcccccacaATCCcttgctgcccccacagcccctcgctgcccccacggcccctcgctgcccccacGGCCCCTCACTGTCCCTTGCTGCCCCCATGACCTCGCCGCCGCAGACAACCCCAGGGCGAGTCACTTGTGTTGCTACTGAACTCAGTGCGGAGCGAGGGTCGGGGACACGgctcagctgggggctggggttaaggttgggaacgtggctcagccagggcgagggtcggggacacggctcggctgggggctggggttaagGTTGGGAACGCGGCTCAGCCAGGACGAGGGTCGGGGACACGgctcagctgggggctggggttaaggttgggaacgtggctcagccagggcgagggtcggggacacggctcagctgggggctgggggctggggttaaggttgggaacgtggctcagccagggcgagggtcggggacacggctcggctgggggctggggttaagGTTGGGAACGTGGCTCAGCCAGGGCGAGGGTCGGGGACACAgctcggctgggggctgggggcgggggtggagtttgggaacGTGGCACAGCCAGGACGAGGGTCGGGGACACGgctcggctgggggctgggggctggggttaaggttgggaacgtggctcagccaggacgagggtcggggacacggctcggctgggggctggggttaagGTTGGGAACGCGGCTCAGCCAGGACGAGGGTCGGGGACACGgctcggctgggggctggggttaagGTTGAGAACGTGGCTCAGCCAGGCGAGGGTCGGGGACACGgctcggctggggctggggctggggttaaggttgggaacgtggctcagccagggcgagggtcggggacacggctcggctgggggctggggttaagGTTGGGAACGTGGCTCAGCCGGGATGAGGGTCGGGGACACGgctcggctgggggctggggttaagGTTGGGAACGTGGCTCAGCCGGGACGAGGGTCGGGGACACGgctcggctgggggctggggttaagGTTGGGAACGTGGCTCAACCAGGGCAAGGGTCGGGGACACGgctcggctgggggctggggttaagGTTGGGAACGTGGCTCAGCCCGGAGGAGGGTCGGGGACACGgctcggctgggggctggggttaagGTTGGGAACGTGGCTCAGCCGGGACGAGGGTCGGGGACACGgctcggctgggggctggggttaaggttgggaacgtggctcagccagggcgagggtcggggacacggctcagctgggggctggggttaaggttgggaacgtggctcagccaggcgagggtcggggacacggctcagctggggctgggggctggggttaaggttgggaacgtggctcagccaggcgagggtcggggacacggctcggctggggctggggttaagGTTGGGAACGTGGCTCAGCCAGGCGAGGGTCGGGGACACAgctcggctggggctggggctggggttaaggttgggaacgtggctcagccaggacgagggtcggggacacggctgggctgggggctggggttaaggttgggaacgtggctcagccagggcgagggtcggggacacggctcggctgggggctggggttaagGTTGGGAACGCGGCTCAGCCAGGACGAGGGTCGGGGACACGgctcggctggggctggggttaagGTTGAGAACGTGGCTCAGCCAGGCGAGGGTCGGGGACACGgctcggctgggggctgggggctggggttaaggttgggaacgtggctcagccagggcgagggtcggggacacggctcggctgggggctggggttaagGTTGGGAACGTGGCTCAGCCGGGATGAGGGTCGGGGACACGgctcggctgggggctggggttaagGTTGGGAACGTGGCTCAGCCGGGGCGAGGGTCGGGGACACGgctcggctggggctggggttaagGTTGGGAACGTGGCTCAACCAGGGCAAGGGTCGGCGACACGgctcagctgggggctggggtgaaggTTGGAAGCGGGGATCATCCGGGATGCGGGTCGGGGACACAgctcggctgggggctggggttaagGTTGGGACCGTGGCTCAGCCGGGACGAGGGTCGGGGACACGgctcggctgggggctggggttaagGTTGGGAACGTGG
It includes:
- the LOC120393300 gene encoding class I histocompatibility antigen, F10 alpha chain-like, whose translation is MAVPGPLPLLLLGVFAIPGGCSHPGPHSLRYFYTAVSEPGLGLPQFTVVGYLDDQLFFHFDSEGKVAQPRAPWIQAEGPEYWDRQTWIAKGWQEAFNGNVRIAMERYNQSRGQHTFQYMYGCQRRADGGTGGFRQYGYDGRDFLSYDTRTHTWVAPSKEAEVTKGKMEADRHLSQQQRDYLERKCVEWLQKYLDYGKETLQRRERPAVRVTGRDAPGGPTTLCCRAHGFYPRDIALSWLRHGESSEQETWRGGVLPNGDGTYHAWATVEIDPRERGLYRCRVEHESLAEPLIAVWEPPSRSALLPALIGAVAVAVAVAALLAGAAGFVLWRRRRSGKTGAGYTPAQEGNRDSSSSPEASHKGSSRGSDSGCDTGSLGSAATSVGVTSLHPEAQQLLAVGVPAPPDDGDTPAGIV